gcAATGAAAACACTACTCGTCCAATCAGCTAGCAGACCACACACCCTGTCGCTTTCAAAACCCCCGATTCTCTCCTCAGGGAGTGGATGTATGGAGGGTGGTTGTGGAGGGTGGGTGGGGCTCGTATGCGTCCTGAGAAAGGGTATGcatctgtgtgtgggtgtactgtatgtttggGTGTACATGTGGAGGGTGGAGACAAGTTCAGCTCCGGCTCCAGTCTCTGATTGGATCACGGGTCTTGAGGGGGGTCGAAGGGTCAGTCTCTCCCTGGGTTGAGGTCGTAAGGTAACAGGTGAGGGGGTCAGGGGTCATGTTGTTGTAAAGCCTGTTGGAGTTTCTGTCGGTACATGGTGTATTTATGCTCCACTGCCCGGACACGCTCCGCCTCCTCTTTCCCCAGGATTACCAGGAAGTTTTGTAGTTCGGGGACAGAGAATGCATGCCACTGTCAGAGGAAGAGTGAAAAACAGATTATTAGTTTTTTACTGCTAGCCTCCTGTCTATCAAAAATAAGGATATTGCCTCAGCAGCCTGCATAATTCACATTTCATGGCaaattaaagcatgtaaacatttaattgtGTAACAAGGGTACAACTGGAATTAATTCCCAAGTCAAGTGACATTATTGTAGTCACGGGTGTTTATTCAGCTCCAGCTTCAATTGGCTATGATTGAAACATGCAAACGTGTGGACACGCCAATGGTACGTGTCCACAGGAGCGTGACTCGCTGCCTCTGGAAAATTCTGAAAAACTATAAAGTGTTGTCAACtttaaatgaagacagattcagCAGCTGCATGGCTCATTTCTACCtaaatgtcttcagaaacacatttctacTACTGTCATAAGAGAAAAGGTTTCGATATGAACCATCACATGTGTTCTACTGTTTCCTATATCCTGTTTATGACGTTGAACGTGGCACAGTGCTACTGACAAAAGAGTCAACAgcctatttttagcaggtttatttgtgtttaaaaaactTCCATATACACTCTAATTTAGCTTTAAAattgttatatgttatatattctcacctccacctctccagTCTCATTTTCCTTAAGGACAAAGCTGAGGTGGTCTGGGTCAGGCCCTGCTATCAACCTCAGAAGAAGAGGTCGCTCACACAGAGGAAGCTTCTGGAACAAATCTGGATTCAACAAAGcacaaagaaacatttaattcaATGTTGTCTATTACATATGTTCTCTGGAAAATAACTCGTCACAAGGTTTTTTTCCCTCACCCTGTCCGTCACGGTGCGTCTGCCTGTACAACGCAAACTTGCGGGGATTGTCCAACACCATGAACTTTTTCAGCAAGCCCTGGATGACCTCTCTGGTGGTGGTCAGAGAGCTGATGTGGAGCTGCTTCACACAGTCGCATGGTAGGTAGAAGGACGTTCTCTTTTCGCTCGGCCCACAGTCCGTCACTGCCTGGCACTCTGACGGTGCTTGGTTGTGGCTTCCTGTTGGCCTGGACGCTCCCTCTGAGCCCGCCGCCTCGGGGACAGCGGGGACTGTGACTGGTCGACTGAGCCTCAGGTGGACCTTAATGAAGCCTGTGTAGGATCCATCTGTAGCCTATAACACAGGAAAAGATGGAGACAGTAAGAGAGTGGAGACACATTTCCAGCACTGCGGTGGTTGCAAAGACCCAAACAGAACTGATGCGTAGACACAGTGACCGGTGCcggctcaggcctgtgagagctgaccaatcagagcagattggGCATTtcaggagagagacaggagctaaaactgaacattcagacagagggtgaatagaggtgctgcagcaatggacagtatgagaaaaataaagtgtttttgaacattaaagcctgtaaacattttctagtacTAGAcacccaaataaaagtatgaacctggaaatgagcataatatgggatCTTTAAAGTCACAAAAAACTCTGAATATGGTGTTCGACACATTTCCGTCTTGTGTATATCAAAGTTGCTTTGATGTAATCATGCATCTTTAATGATTACTTCACTCATGTCTTTCACGCTGATGTCCAACTTTTGTTAAAGCTTGCCACCTTACGTCCGGGCTCAGTTTCCTGTTTCTAGGCCTCATCTATTCATGAAAGTTATAAACTCTAGTTTCATTGTGAGTTTGACATTATACATCAGAGTACATTCACCAGCAACAAGTATTCAAAACTCACCAGTTTCATGCCATTTTCAGAGATTTGAGCGTTATAGTCTTCTATCCTTGTCCGcacttcctcctctgacagGTCCTTTGTtccttcatcatcttcctcctttgCTTCATTCTTCTGTAAGGtaaagagagagtgaaggggggggggggtcagtATTAATAAATATCAGAGTTCTGGTAGtagcagtgttttattttaaccaGCAGATGGTGCTGCCTTCACCAACAATCCTTTAAAAACCAAGTCATCTGTGTTGCTTTGCTCAAGTTTATGAATAGAGATCAGAACCAAGAGAAACCCTTCCACCCTTTAAAGAAGCATGAAGATTGAATGGCCTGCAGGCATCATCTAGGTCGCTTCCTGCATTTCAGGGTCTCCCCCTCGATTGCAACTGATTGTCACAACACCTCCCGCTCCTATCCTCCATCTTTGTCAACCTCAAGAAGAAAAGCTGCTTCTGTGATTGAGGGGATTCTTACAGACACTACACTAccccttcctcctcagctgtTTACACATCTCTGCATCTCTACATGGGGACAGGAAATGTTGTGAATGGAGCCAATCACGCATTAAGCCTCACAGCATGAGAATATTGACAGCGCGGCCACTCTCTCACTCTTACTCATTTCCCTCTgtgatgaggagaggagagtgagtgagtgagggaaGACGCAATGaacggaggaggagagggaggcaaAGAGGGGGAGGCAGCGAGAGAGAGGCGAGTAAGGGGTAAGGAATGATGAAAGAGCGGCTGCTGAGCCAGCCTTAGCAACACAGAGTTTGACTGGGTTATTTATAGTACAGTGGGATGCATCCTCTCTATCTCAcaatagcattttttttccttgtccTGTTCGTTTGCATTTTCTGgggcacagaggaagagagagacagtgtgtgtgtgtgtgtgtgtgtgtgtgagagagagagagagagagagagagagaatgcagGGCAGGAATTATCTCTATAGGGGAGTCCTCAGGTTGTGTCACTGTTTCATTCAACACAGATGCAGTGTGCAAGTGCATGTGggtctctgcgtgtgtgtgtgcactcataTACACTAAGGAGCCTTgtgtaataaacacacacacaggaacacacgcATAGCACAAGTGTAGCTTAGCTCATGCTGGCTGGCATTCAGCAAAAGGAGGTgataacatttaacatttcaagGCTGATGTTTGGAGAAGGATGCTGGGATAGGActatgtgtgtctctgtgtgtctctctctctctctctctctctctctctctgtctctctctctctgtgtgtgtgtgtgtgtgtgtgtgtgtgtgtgtgtgtgtgtctgtgtgggtgtgtctgtgttcattttgttgCTGCCTTTATCTCCACACTTATCATCAGCCACTCCTCTGGGCAATTATGCTCTTCTTATCTTGGTAAATGTCCACGTCCTGTGAAGCAGCAGTAAAAGCTGACGCTGTGATGGTAACTACATGCCACAAATTCAGTTACTGAAATCCCTTTTCATTCTGATGACACACTTCAATATCAAGAGTTTAGAGCCATGGTTCTGGTCTCCACAGACTCCAAAAGAGTCACTAAGTGGACTCATCTAATCACATGTAGatgagaacaaaaaacaaactctggtGGATAAACATTAAGTGTCCAGGGTTAAGAAAAGAATCTGAGGGATACAGAGGAGTTGACTTGCATCTAAAATTCCTCAGAGTGCAAAGAACCTCGCAGGAATTCCTGCGTTTGTACGAGAGTTTCTAAATGTATCAGGGGCAGCGCCCTGCCCTCCCAGTCTGCATACCAGTGAGAGTGGACAGGGGACAATGGATCGGGACAATGAAGCAGTTTCCGCCTCTGAGAGTTCCACAAGGTCCTGGGACGCTGCCCTGACTGGACCTGGTCATGAGGGAGCCAATGACCGGCAAGGCACAGAAACAGAGGGATGTGAACCATGAGAAGGCTTCACTTTGgttacaagaaaacacaaacactttgggTGACTAGCACTTTGGAAGTGATGAAAAATATGATACGGGAATTATTTATAAG
This Pagrus major chromosome 6, Pma_NU_1.0 DNA region includes the following protein-coding sequences:
- the rassf5 gene encoding ras association domain-containing protein 5 isoform X2; protein product: MTVNTVMTPSMTSSNSMSSGYCSLDDESEDFTFFTAKTSFFRKPRHAAKKNEAKEEDDEGTKDLSEEEVRTRIEDYNAQISENGMKLATDGSYTGFIKVHLRLSRPVTVPAVPEAAGSEGASRPTGSHNQAPSECQAVTDCGPSEKRTSFYLPCDCVKQLHISSLTTTREVIQGLLKKFMVLDNPRKFALYRQTHRDGQDLFQKLPLCERPLLLRLIAGPDPDHLSFVLKENETGEVEWHAFSVPELQNFLVILGKEEAERVRAVEHKYTMYRQKLQQALQQHDP